Proteins encoded together in one Lathyrus oleraceus cultivar Zhongwan6 chromosome 5, CAAS_Psat_ZW6_1.0, whole genome shotgun sequence window:
- the LOC127088209 gene encoding uncharacterized protein LOC127088209: protein MELPSADMLELKEKMNELINIMQGFAIGQKALADKVEKLERVSAQNSGVNLDGVSNQGQGSRDGGKRTTVGLVNNAGAAGQPGPSQNMKDNFVPSFYGFDEDQEEDREADQFSMQNEPFVPYNAPPQNKDIQLLAEKIKVLESHATPGFVNMSNMGLVEGIVIPQKFKAPAFDKYNGSSCPETHLQAFVRKISAYTTDQKLWMYFFQDSLSGGSLEWYTKLKSSDIKSWQDLGDAFFKQYQFNADMAPSRTQLQGMSQKSTEGFKEYAQRWRELAARVQPPLVDREMSDLFMGTLQGVFAERMVGCPVTNFADIVVAGERIESWLKMGKIQGGNASSSGSKKPFGNGQRKNEGDSSAVYEQRGYSGGRYYQRAAAVNIPAGNQSARQQRQPPQSRAGYQVKGKGVDRHFDRPPVSYAVLFKKLRDLGLVQPRAMVPIRTDQWPPDYDENAKCEFHSGTQGHNIEGCRAFKNVVQDLVDSKAINFAPSPNVNANPMPVHGQATVSAIAEDADYTCAVGGETNSDCKLDGWVKPCAPGQQILNWRV, encoded by the coding sequence atggagcttcccagtgctgatatgctggaactgaaggagaaaatgaacgaactgatcaatataatgcaaggtttTGCCATTGGTCAGAAAGCGCTGGCGGATaaagttgagaaactcgagcgggtttctgctcagaacagtggggtcaacctggatggagtctccaaccaggggcagggatctcgtgatggtggaaagaggacaacagttggtctggtgaataatgctggtgctgctggtcaacctgggcctagtcagaatatgaaagacaactttgtgccttcattctatgggtttgatgaggatcaggaggaagacagggaggcCGACCAATTCTCCATGCAGAATGAACCTTTCGTGCCTTACAACGCTCCGCCTCAGAACAAGGATATTCAGCTGCTGGCCGAGAAGATCAAGGTAttggaaagccatgctactccggggtttgtcaacatgtccaacatggggctagtggaggggatcGTGATCCCGCAAaaattcaaggcgcccgcatttgacaaatacaatgggagttcctgcccggaaacccaccttcaagctttcgttcgcaagatctctgcatacacgactgatcagaagctatggatgtacttcttccaagacagtctgtctggaggatccttggagtggtacaccaagcttaagtcgtccgatatcaagagctggcaggatctgggagatgcattctttaaacagtatcagttcaatgctgacatggctcctagtcgtacccagctgcagggtatgtctcagaagtcaactgaggggtttaaagaatatgctcaacggtggagggagttggctgccagagttcaacctcctttggtggatcgggagatgtctgatctctttatgggtacTTTGCAAGGGGTCTTTGCCgagagaatggtgggttgtcccgtcaccaactttgctgatattgtggtggcgGGTGAGcgaattgaaagttggctgaaaatggggaagatccagggtggtaatgcttcgtcatcgGGATCAAAGAAAccattcgggaacggtcagcgcaagaatgagggtgacTCGAGTGCTGTGTATGAGCAAAGAGGATATAGTGGGGGTCGTTATTATCAGCGTGCTGCTGCGGTAAacatccctgctggtaatcagtcagccagacagcaacgtcagccaccgCAATCGAGAGCCGGGTACCAGGTGAAAGGGAAAGGAGTTGATCGTCACTTCGACAGGCCGCCCGTGTCATATGCCGTGCTGTTCAAAAAGTTGAgggatttggggttggtccagccgagggcgatggttccgataAGAACAGATCAGTGGCCTCCTGattacgatgagaatgccaagtgtgaatttcattctggtacgcaggggcataacattgagggttgtagagcattcaagaatgtcGTCCAGGACCTGGTAGACTCCaaagctatcaattttgcgccatcaccaaatgttaatgctaatcccatgccggtACATGGTCAAGCGAcggtgagtgcaattgctgaagatgCAGATTACACCTGTGCAGTGGGTGGAGAGACCAACAGTGACTGCAAGCTGGATGGTTGGGTAAAACCGTGTGCACCAGGGCAGCAAATCCTGAACTGGAGGGTTTGA